The Nitrospirota bacterium genome contains a region encoding:
- a CDS encoding efflux RND transporter periplasmic adaptor subunit, producing the protein MKKRLMLTIGGLAILVAILVGVKALQISAMIDQGKKFVPPPETVTSATVQADTWETALTAVGTLNAVQGVTVAAELAGKVVEITFEAGTRVQKGDILLRQDTSSEEAQLPGAIAQVNLSNINLERMNQLFSKQLISQADRDNAVAGAEQAQSQAENIRATIGKKTIRAPFSGQLGIRQVNLGQLLREGDPIVTLQSLDPIYVDFTLPQQQLSLVRQGLTVQVTSDALPGETLKGRITAINPLVDADTRSNKIEATVANRGNRLRPGMFVNVAVGLPARQTVLSIPATAVLYAPYGDSVFIIEDAGDKKGKVLRQQFVRLGVKRGDFVAATSGIKEGETVVSTGVFKLRNGQSVVVDNKLAPDFQKAPKPENN; encoded by the coding sequence ATGAAGAAGCGATTGATGCTCACTATCGGCGGCTTGGCCATTCTCGTCGCCATACTCGTCGGGGTAAAGGCCCTGCAGATCAGTGCTATGATCGACCAGGGCAAAAAATTCGTACCGCCGCCCGAAACCGTGACCTCTGCGACAGTACAGGCCGACACCTGGGAGACCGCCCTGACAGCCGTCGGCACGCTGAACGCCGTGCAGGGGGTCACCGTAGCCGCCGAGCTGGCGGGCAAGGTGGTCGAGATCACGTTCGAAGCAGGCACGCGGGTGCAGAAGGGCGACATCCTGCTGCGTCAGGACACCTCCTCGGAAGAGGCCCAACTCCCCGGCGCCATTGCCCAGGTGAACCTGTCAAACATCAATCTCGAGAGAATGAACCAGTTGTTCTCGAAGCAGCTGATCTCGCAGGCCGACCGTGATAACGCCGTGGCAGGCGCAGAGCAGGCGCAGTCCCAGGCAGAGAACATACGGGCCACCATTGGCAAGAAAACGATCCGCGCCCCCTTCAGCGGCCAACTCGGCATCCGCCAGGTCAACCTCGGCCAGTTGCTCCGCGAAGGGGATCCCATCGTCACCCTGCAGTCCCTCGACCCGATCTATGTAGACTTCACCCTGCCCCAGCAGCAGCTCTCGCTCGTGCGGCAGGGCCTGACGGTGCAGGTGACCTCCGACGCCCTGCCGGGCGAGACGCTGAAGGGGCGGATCACGGCCATCAATCCCCTGGTCGACGCCGATACCCGCAGCAACAAGATTGAGGCGACGGTGGCCAACCGCGGGAACAGGCTGCGCCCCGGCATGTTCGTCAACGTGGCGGTGGGGCTCCCCGCGCGGCAGACGGTCCTCTCCATACCCGCAACCGCCGTCCTGTACGCCCCCTACGGCGACTCGGTCTTTATCATCGAGGACGCCGGGGATAAAAAAGGGAAGGTGCTGCGCCAGCAGTTCGTTCGCTTGGGCGTCAAGCGGGGCGACTTCGTCGCCGCCACGAGCGGCATCAAGGAGGGAGAAACGGTGGTCAGCACCGGCGTCTTTAAGCTGCGAAACGGCCAATCGGTCGTAGTAGACAACAAACTGGCCCCCGACTTCCAGAAAGCGCCCAAGCCGGAGAATAACTGA
- a CDS encoding nuclear transport factor 2 family protein, protein MQNAGEILKKFYVAVAKKDITAARAYLNDDLVFVGLFETYPNAEAYLKALTGLLSITVRLDVKKIIAEGNDAAVFFELETGAPAAATTLVAEWHQIRNGKISRVESAFDGRPFDAMFASGKRT, encoded by the coding sequence ATGCAAAATGCAGGAGAGATCCTCAAGAAGTTCTACGTAGCCGTCGCAAAAAAGGACATTACCGCGGCGCGTGCCTATCTGAACGACGACCTTGTATTCGTCGGGCTCTTTGAGACATATCCGAACGCTGAAGCCTATCTTAAAGCCCTGACAGGTCTTTTATCGATCACGGTGCGGCTGGACGTGAAGAAGATCATTGCGGAAGGCAACGACGCTGCCGTGTTCTTCGAACTGGAGACCGGGGCCCCGGCCGCCGCCACGACGCTGGTGGCCGAGTGGCACCAGATCAGGAACGGAAAGATCTCCCGTGTCGAGTCGGCCTTCGATGGCCGGCCCTTCGATGCCATGTTCGCGAGTGGCAAGCGGACCTGA
- a CDS encoding antibiotic biosynthesis monooxygenase family protein: MAIYQIAQYQVNARAVDKVKRAIEEFVRYVKANEAGTRLYVAWQQKDDPTRFVHFFIFADETAHTIHGESEAVKRFESIYSPELVGGDVVFTDYDLVATNSK, from the coding sequence ATGGCAATATACCAGATAGCTCAATATCAGGTTAATGCGCGAGCCGTAGATAAGGTCAAACGGGCAATTGAAGAGTTTGTCCGTTATGTTAAAGCGAACGAAGCCGGCACCCGGTTGTATGTGGCATGGCAGCAGAAAGATGATCCGACCCGCTTTGTACACTTCTTCATCTTTGCTGATGAGACAGCGCATACCATCCATGGCGAATCGGAGGCCGTAAAACGCTTCGAGTCGATTTACTCTCCCGAGCTTGTCGGCGGAGATGTTGTCTTCACCGATTATGACCTCGTGGCTACGAACAGCAAGTGA